In the Chroococcidiopsis sp. SAG 2025 genome, one interval contains:
- a CDS encoding SPFH domain-containing protein: MEQLFLLIVLALGGGSTLASSVKIINQGNEALVERFGSYHKKLQPGLNIVVPVLDRIVFRETIREKVLDIPPQKCITRDNVGIEVDAVVYWRIVDMEKAWYKVENLQSAMVNLVLTQIRAEMGQLELDQTFTARTQINEILLQDLDIATDPWGVKVTRVELRDIIPSKAVQESMELQMAAERRKRASILTSEGDRESAVNSAKGKAEAQVLEAEAQQKATILQAEAQQKTIIMQAQAERQQQVLQAQATSEALQIIAKILQTEPHAAEALQFLIAQHYLDMGKQIGSSDSSKVMFMDPRSIPGTIEGMRSMISDGSRE, translated from the coding sequence ATGGAACAATTATTTTTACTTATAGTACTAGCGTTGGGTGGTGGTTCCACCCTAGCTAGCTCCGTCAAAATCATCAATCAAGGCAATGAAGCTTTGGTCGAGAGATTTGGTAGTTACCATAAAAAACTGCAACCAGGGCTAAATATTGTCGTTCCCGTTCTCGATCGCATTGTCTTTCGCGAAACAATTCGTGAAAAAGTTTTAGATATTCCACCGCAAAAATGCATCACCCGCGACAACGTAGGCATTGAAGTCGATGCCGTGGTTTACTGGCGGATTGTCGATATGGAAAAAGCTTGGTACAAGGTAGAAAATCTCCAATCGGCAATGGTGAATTTGGTACTGACACAAATTCGGGCGGAAATGGGACAACTGGAGTTGGATCAAACCTTTACTGCGCGAACGCAAATCAACGAAATTTTGCTCCAGGATTTAGATATTGCTACCGATCCTTGGGGCGTAAAAGTAACGCGAGTGGAATTGCGCGATATTATTCCTTCCAAGGCAGTACAAGAGTCGATGGAACTGCAAATGGCAGCAGAACGCCGCAAACGGGCATCGATTTTGACTTCTGAAGGCGATCGCGAATCGGCAGTTAACAGTGCCAAAGGAAAAGCGGAAGCGCAGGTACTCGAAGCTGAAGCCCAACAAAAAGCCACAATTCTGCAAGCCGAGGCGCAACAGAAGACGATTATCATGCAGGCGCAAGCCGAACGCCAACAACAAGTTTTGCAGGCACAAGCTACCTCGGAAGCACTGCAAATTATTGCCAAAATTCTGCAAACAGAACCGCACGCTGCCGAAGCTTTACAATTCTTAATCGCCCAACATTATCTAGACATGGGCAAGCAAATCGGCAGCAGCGACAGCAGCAAAGTTATGTTCATGGACCCCCGCAGCATTCCTGGGACGATCGAGGGTATGCGTTCTATGATCTCGGATGGGAGTAGGGAGTGA
- a CDS encoding ferredoxin-thioredoxin reductase variable chain, with translation MKVGDRVRVKESVIVYHHPEHRNQPFDIKGLEGDVLGIVNEWHGRPVSANLPVYVQFSKKFKAHLRENEVEPIS, from the coding sequence ATGAAAGTTGGCGATCGCGTTCGTGTTAAAGAATCCGTTATCGTATACCATCACCCAGAACACCGCAACCAACCCTTTGACATTAAAGGTTTGGAAGGAGATGTGCTGGGTATTGTAAATGAGTGGCATGGCAGACCTGTAAGTGCCAACTTACCTGTTTACGTGCAGTTTAGTAAAAAATTCAAAGCACATCTACGGGAGAATGAAGTCGAACCCATATCGTAG
- a CDS encoding Piwi domain-containing protein, with product MNNVVRESLQVASAPTFLSEVSLLDITSKKFICFRLTPEIDRKIGNSFSWRFSQKFPDAVVIWDNKFFWVLAKPNRQMPSQEQWREKLLEICEELKKDIGDRTYAIQWVSQPQITPEILSQLAVRVLKINCRFSSPSVVSVNQVEVKREIDFWAETIEIQARLQPALTITIRSSFDYQKNLEEFYNDHPYRQNPEQLLIGLKVRDIERNSFATITGIVGTIAEHQEKLLENATGAISKQALIEAPEEQPVVAVQFGKNQQPFYYAMAALRPCITAETAKKFDVDYGKLLSATKIPYVERKELLALYKQEAGQTLATYGFRLNISINSRRYPELFFSPSVKLSETKLVFGKNQIGVQGQILSGLSKGGVYRRHEDFNDLSRPIRIAALKLCDYPANSFLQETRQRLKRYGFETLLPVENKKALLVDNLPGVEARAKAEEAVDELMVNHPDIVLTFLPTSDRHSDNTEGGSLYSWIYSRLLRRGIASQIIYEDTLKSVEAKYLLNQVIPGILAKLGNLPFVLAEPLGIADYFIGLDISRSAKKRGSGTMNACASVRLYGRKGEFIRYRLEDALIEGEEIPQRILESFLPAAQLKGKVVLIYRDGRFCGDEVQHLKERAKAIGSEFILVECYKSGIPRLYNWEEDVIKAPTPGLALRLSAREVILVTTELNSAKIGLPLPLRLRIHEAGHQVSLESLVEATLKLTLLHHGSLNEPRLPIPLFGSDRMAYRRLQGIYPGLLEGDRQFWL from the coding sequence ATGAATAATGTTGTTCGAGAATCTCTTCAAGTTGCTTCAGCTCCAACTTTTCTAAGTGAAGTTTCACTTCTAGATATTACTTCAAAAAAATTTATTTGTTTTCGATTAACTCCAGAAATCGACCGAAAAATTGGTAATAGCTTTAGTTGGCGATTCAGTCAAAAGTTTCCTGATGCAGTTGTTATTTGGGACAACAAATTTTTCTGGGTTTTAGCCAAACCCAATCGACAAATGCCAAGTCAAGAACAGTGGCGAGAGAAACTGTTAGAAATTTGTGAAGAGTTAAAAAAAGATATTGGCGATCGCACTTATGCAATACAATGGGTAAGCCAGCCACAGATTACACCTGAGATTCTTTCACAGTTAGCAGTGAGAGTGTTAAAAATAAATTGTCGTTTTTCATCTCCATCTGTAGTATCAGTAAATCAAGTAGAAGTCAAACGAGAAATTGATTTTTGGGCAGAAACTATTGAAATTCAAGCGCGGCTTCAGCCAGCTTTAACGATTACCATTCGTAGTAGTTTCGATTATCAAAAGAATCTAGAAGAATTTTACAATGATCATCCCTATCGGCAGAATCCAGAGCAACTATTAATTGGCTTAAAAGTACGAGATATCGAACGTAATAGCTTTGCTACAATAACTGGTATTGTAGGTACTATCGCCGAACACCAAGAAAAGCTACTGGAAAATGCAACTGGCGCAATTAGTAAACAAGCATTGATAGAAGCACCAGAAGAACAGCCAGTCGTTGCCGTACAATTTGGTAAAAATCAACAACCTTTTTACTATGCAATGGCAGCTTTACGTCCTTGTATAACAGCGGAAACTGCTAAGAAATTCGATGTAGATTATGGAAAGTTACTGTCCGCAACTAAAATTCCTTATGTAGAGCGAAAAGAACTTTTAGCCTTGTACAAGCAAGAAGCTGGACAAACTTTAGCTACTTATGGATTTCGACTGAATATTAGTATAAATAGCCGTAGGTATCCTGAGTTATTCTTTTCTCCGTCAGTTAAACTATCAGAAACAAAACTGGTATTTGGAAAAAATCAGATTGGCGTTCAAGGTCAAATTTTATCTGGTTTATCTAAAGGTGGCGTGTATCGCCGTCATGAAGATTTTAACGATTTGTCAAGACCAATTCGGATTGCTGCATTAAAACTTTGCGATTATCCAGCAAATTCTTTTCTTCAAGAAACGCGACAGAGACTCAAACGTTACGGCTTTGAAACTCTTCTTCCTGTTGAAAATAAAAAGGCATTATTGGTAGATAATTTACCTGGAGTTGAAGCGAGAGCCAAAGCTGAAGAAGCTGTTGATGAATTGATGGTAAATCATCCCGATATAGTTTTGACATTTTTACCAACCAGCGATCGCCACAGCGATAATACAGAAGGAGGTAGCCTGTATTCTTGGATTTACTCGCGCTTGCTCAGACGCGGAATTGCCAGTCAAATTATTTATGAAGATACTTTGAAAAGCGTCGAAGCTAAATATTTATTAAATCAGGTAATTCCAGGTATTCTAGCCAAGCTAGGCAACTTGCCTTTTGTGTTAGCTGAACCATTAGGAATTGCCGACTATTTCATCGGATTAGATATTTCCAGAAGCGCCAAGAAGAGAGGTTCTGGAACTATGAATGCTTGCGCTAGCGTGCGTCTATACGGTCGCAAAGGAGAATTTATTCGCTATCGATTAGAAGATGCTTTAATTGAAGGGGAAGAAATTCCCCAAAGAATTTTAGAAAGCTTTCTTCCCGCAGCTCAACTGAAAGGTAAAGTCGTACTAATTTACCGCGATGGACGCTTTTGTGGTGATGAAGTGCAGCATTTAAAAGAAAGAGCGAAAGCAATTGGTTCGGAGTTTATTCTAGTCGAGTGCTATAAGTCTGGGATTCCTCGGCTCTACAACTGGGAAGAAGACGTTATTAAAGCACCAACGCCAGGATTAGCACTGCGCTTATCGGCGCGGGAAGTTATTTTAGTCACGACAGAACTAAATTCGGCGAAAATCGGTTTGCCTCTGCCTCTACGCTTGAGAATTCATGAAGCGGGACATCAGGTATCGTTAGAAAGTTTAGTAGAAGCAACTCTGAAACTCACCTTGCTACATCATGGTTCGCTGAACGAGCCGCGCTTACCAATACCGCTTTTTGGCTCCGACCGCATGGCTTATCGACGGTTGCAAGGCATTTATCCAGGTTTACTAGAAGGCGATCGCCAATTTTGGTTATGA
- a CDS encoding ImmA/IrrE family metallo-endopeptidase: protein MKVIKPYQSMSKKEIEHRALDVLQRVQAKRKRPLKFPLDAGHLAESLGLDMDCGEIAPDEQGASAAMILPTERKIIMNESSLNLPKGFEESSIAHEIGHWELHIDKNAISKFVELQDSGVETAVEPFLCRSVNAQQGIEKQAQYFASCLLMPQFKIEDVKRGRDLTKWKHLYAMKDELGVTISNLTHRLQDLGLIYIPKDSKQIYPGKANS from the coding sequence TTGAAGGTTATTAAACCCTATCAGTCCATGTCCAAAAAGGAAATCGAGCATCGAGCATTGGATGTACTTCAGCGCGTGCAAGCAAAGCGTAAACGTCCTTTAAAATTTCCACTCGATGCAGGACACTTAGCTGAATCTCTTGGTTTAGACATGGATTGTGGGGAAATAGCACCAGATGAGCAAGGTGCGAGCGCGGCTATGATTTTACCTACAGAACGTAAAATTATAATGAATGAAAGTAGTCTAAATTTGCCTAAAGGATTTGAAGAATCTTCAATTGCTCACGAAATTGGACATTGGGAACTTCACATTGACAAAAATGCAATTTCTAAATTTGTAGAACTGCAAGATTCTGGTGTGGAAACCGCTGTTGAGCCTTTTCTCTGCCGTAGTGTTAACGCGCAGCAAGGAATTGAAAAGCAAGCACAGTATTTTGCTAGTTGCTTGTTAATGCCTCAATTTAAGATAGAAGACGTAAAACGGGGACGCGATTTAACTAAATGGAAACATCTTTATGCGATGAAAGATGAGCTTGGGGTCACAATTTCTAATTTGACACATCGCCTACAAGACCTTGGTTTAATTTATATTCCCAAAGATTCCAAGCAAATTTATCCTGGTAAAGCTAATTCGTAA
- a CDS encoding DUF2141 domain-containing protein: MKIKFYQKTQILKACLLLSVLGISLDISHSRADANNSLSGNLTVEINGFRNREGQACVSLFASSQGFPNNRKNVVQRQCNKITSVPLIVNFRNLKAGNYAVAIIHDTNGDGTLNRNDIGMPIEGYGFSRNPEIRTAAPKFNDAAVLIAGPNTSVQVQLKYLD; encoded by the coding sequence ATGAAGATAAAATTTTATCAGAAAACTCAAATACTGAAGGCTTGTCTGTTATTGTCAGTTCTTGGAATTTCGCTTGATATTTCTCATAGTAGAGCAGATGCTAATAATAGCTTATCTGGTAATTTAACTGTAGAAATCAATGGTTTTAGAAATCGTGAAGGACAAGCTTGCGTCAGTTTGTTTGCTAGCAGTCAAGGTTTTCCTAATAATAGAAAAAATGTTGTACAGCGTCAGTGTAATAAGATTACTTCTGTTCCCCTAATAGTCAATTTTAGGAATCTCAAAGCTGGAAATTACGCTGTTGCCATTATTCACGATACTAATGGAGATGGTACGCTCAACCGTAACGATATAGGAATGCCAATTGAGGGATATGGATTTTCGAGAAATCCAGAAATTCGTACAGCCGCACCCAAGTTTAATGATGCAGCTGTTTTAATTGCTGGTCCAAATACAAGCGTGCAGGTTCAGTTGAAGTATTTGGATTGA
- a CDS encoding NfeD family protein yields the protein MSINLVWLWLLLGIALCAIELVLPTAFVSFAMGVSAVVVAIAVPILPHLGLQVLVWLVLSTACVLLSRRLISVPQRHSKIRDATVAETLTEITAGKEGRVLYEGNSWRAKCADEKLSILPQQKVYVVDREGTTLIVMPENLLRG from the coding sequence ATGTCAATTAATCTTGTCTGGCTGTGGTTGCTTCTCGGCATCGCTCTGTGTGCGATCGAACTCGTGCTACCTACAGCCTTTGTAAGCTTCGCAATGGGAGTTAGTGCCGTTGTCGTTGCCATAGCAGTGCCAATTTTGCCTCATCTAGGCTTGCAAGTCCTGGTATGGCTTGTCTTATCCACAGCTTGTGTCTTGCTGTCGCGACGCTTAATATCAGTGCCTCAGCGACACTCTAAAATTCGAGATGCTACAGTAGCGGAGACTTTAACCGAAATTACTGCGGGTAAAGAGGGACGGGTGTTATATGAAGGGAATTCTTGGCGGGCAAAATGTGCTGACGAAAAGCTCAGCATACTTCCACAACAAAAAGTTTATGTTGTCGATCGAGAGGGAACTACGCTAATCGTGATGCCAGAAAATTTATTAAGAGGATAG
- the hemF gene encoding oxygen-dependent coproporphyrinogen oxidase — protein MTTASTAQPTSSQPLPPTDAKERVSQWMKQLQDKICQALESADGAGKFQQDEWEREEGGGGRSRVMREGNVLEQGGVNFSEVWGSHLPPSILTQRPEAAGHKFYATGTSMVLHPRNPYIPTVHLNYRYFEAGPVWWFGGGIDLTPYYPFAEDAAHFHKTLKQACDNHHPEYYPVFKRWCDEYFYLKHRQETRGVGGIFFDYQDGREGQLYRGPHSDSPAAVYSNQLGNQPCRSWEEIFAFVCDCGEAFLPSYLPIVDRRKNTEYGDRERNFQLYRRGRYVEFNLVYDRGTIFGLQTNGRTESILMSLPPLVRWEYGYTPEPHTPEAELYETFLKPQDWANWKA, from the coding sequence ATGACGACTGCTTCTACAGCCCAACCAACTTCCTCTCAACCTCTACCCCCAACTGACGCGAAAGAACGAGTCAGCCAGTGGATGAAACAGTTACAGGATAAGATTTGTCAAGCTCTCGAATCAGCGGATGGTGCGGGTAAATTTCAGCAAGACGAGTGGGAACGGGAAGAAGGCGGCGGCGGGCGATCGCGCGTGATGCGTGAAGGTAATGTATTAGAACAAGGAGGAGTCAATTTCTCCGAGGTATGGGGTTCTCATTTACCGCCGTCGATTTTAACCCAACGCCCAGAGGCAGCAGGACATAAATTTTACGCCACGGGTACTTCAATGGTGTTACATCCACGTAACCCTTACATACCAACAGTTCACCTGAATTATCGCTATTTTGAGGCTGGTCCCGTCTGGTGGTTTGGTGGTGGGATAGATTTAACCCCCTATTACCCATTTGCTGAAGACGCAGCCCATTTCCACAAAACACTGAAGCAAGCTTGCGATAACCATCATCCAGAATACTACCCAGTCTTTAAGCGCTGGTGTGACGAGTATTTCTATTTGAAACACCGTCAAGAAACTCGCGGTGTCGGCGGCATCTTTTTTGACTACCAAGATGGTAGGGAGGGACAACTGTATCGCGGACCCCATTCTGATAGTCCGGCGGCTGTTTATAGCAACCAACTGGGTAATCAACCCTGTCGTAGCTGGGAAGAAATTTTTGCTTTCGTGTGCGACTGCGGCGAGGCGTTTTTACCATCCTACTTACCCATTGTCGATCGCCGTAAGAATACAGAATATGGCGATCGCGAACGCAATTTCCAACTCTATCGTCGCGGACGTTACGTAGAATTTAACTTAGTCTACGACCGAGGCACAATTTTCGGGTTACAGACCAACGGACGCACGGAATCAATTTTGATGTCTCTCCCCCCCTTGGTACGCTGGGAATACGGTTACACGCCAGAACCCCACACTCCTGAAGCCGAATTGTACGAAACATTTCTTAAACCCCAAGATTGGGCGAATTGGAAAGCTTAA
- the purS gene encoding phosphoribosylformylglycinamidine synthase subunit PurS, with protein MLRKYLARIYVTLRPSVLDPAGTAVQSGLSHMGYDNVEHVRIGKYIELQLTAVDEKTATEQLNRMCDRLLANPTIENYRFDLKEVAVEMGAST; from the coding sequence GTGTTACGAAAGTATTTAGCTCGTATCTATGTCACCCTACGACCCTCTGTCCTCGACCCAGCAGGAACAGCCGTCCAGTCTGGTTTGAGTCATATGGGTTATGACAACGTGGAACACGTCAGAATTGGCAAGTATATCGAGTTGCAACTGACGGCAGTAGATGAAAAAACAGCCACAGAACAGCTGAATCGGATGTGCGATCGCCTCCTGGCTAATCCGACAATTGAAAATTATCGCTTCGATTTGAAAGAAGTTGCTGTAGAGATGGGAGCATCGACGTGA
- a CDS encoding PD-(D/E)XK nuclease family protein: MPKTWEFASYNLLSLFSPAVGLEHLHCDMKRGFTKARKRELQVAELLQKDNIHQRIGILAQRGIYEFYQTSLIADGKDAIAQIAEVLHLSQEVDVVQTKVIQILENYQSNQFLADKKIIKLSRGDEGFPEPILIQQGNNTFNLYAAMDCVLQEEDGVLHIIDFKTGKSDFDRRQAYIYLLAASYIYPQQKAVASFYNLETCQQSERITASSSILKSFQIELSLLSQRHQKDLYRYRRNFDDFNRIFPPNPGVSCRYCAFNSMCKFAITEAVA, translated from the coding sequence ATGCCAAAAACTTGGGAATTTGCGAGTTATAATTTGCTATCTCTGTTCTCGCCAGCAGTCGGTTTAGAGCATCTACACTGCGATATGAAAAGGGGTTTTACTAAAGCAAGAAAGCGGGAACTGCAAGTTGCAGAACTATTACAAAAAGATAATATACATCAGCGAATTGGGATTTTGGCACAAAGAGGAATTTATGAGTTTTATCAAACCTCTTTAATCGCAGACGGAAAAGATGCGATCGCTCAAATAGCAGAAGTTTTGCATCTGAGTCAAGAAGTAGATGTAGTTCAGACAAAAGTTATTCAAATTCTAGAAAATTATCAGAGCAATCAGTTTCTAGCTGATAAGAAAATTATTAAACTCAGTCGAGGCGACGAAGGGTTTCCAGAACCGATTTTAATCCAGCAAGGTAATAACACATTTAACCTATATGCTGCGATGGACTGCGTTTTGCAAGAAGAAGATGGAGTATTACATATAATAGACTTTAAAACTGGAAAATCTGACTTCGATCGCCGACAAGCATATATTTATTTACTAGCCGCTAGCTATATCTACCCGCAACAAAAAGCTGTCGCTTCATTTTATAACTTGGAAACTTGCCAACAGTCAGAGCGAATTACTGCGTCATCTAGCATACTCAAATCATTTCAAATAGAACTATCTTTGCTCTCTCAACGACATCAAAAAGATTTGTATCGCTATCGTCGAAATTTTGATGATTTCAATCGAATTTTTCCACCTAATCCAGGCGTAAGTTGCCGCTATTGTGCTTTTAACTCTATGTGTAAATTTGCCATAACTGAGGCAGTTGCATGA
- a CDS encoding helix-turn-helix domain-containing protein gives MSQSFGKVIRQARKAREFSQRELAKLIGVDYTYLSKLENDHAGYPPSEDVIHKLSLHLDLPEAELRHLAGRITPDDTKVFEELVRKYKQMPVLLRRMRDEPEFAQKLLRDTTNRD, from the coding sequence ATGAGTCAAAGTTTTGGTAAAGTTATTCGTCAAGCTCGTAAGGCAAGAGAGTTTAGTCAGCGCGAGTTAGCCAAGTTAATTGGGGTAGATTACACTTACTTATCGAAACTGGAGAACGACCATGCTGGCTATCCCCCCAGCGAAGATGTGATTCATAAACTATCTTTGCATTTGGACTTACCAGAAGCAGAACTGAGACATCTAGCTGGTCGCATTACACCAGATGATACAAAAGTTTTTGAAGAACTGGTTAGAAAGTACAAACAAATGCCTGTCTTGTTACGCCGAATGCGAGACGAACCTGAATTTGCTCAGAAATTATTGAGAGATACAACCAACCGAGATTAG
- the purQ gene encoding phosphoribosylformylglycinamidine synthase subunit PurQ — protein sequence MKFGIVVFPGSNCDRDVAYVTRDILKQPTRMVWHEDTDLTDLDVVVVPGGFSYGDYLRCGAIARFSPVMQQVVDRAQQGKFVLGICNGFQILTEAGLLPGALVRNRDLHFICDRVELKVERTDLPWTQAYSEGEVINIPIAHGEGRFYADKQTLAEIEANNQVLFRYVGDNPNGSANNIAGICNRQGNVLGMMPHPERASDPILGGTDGLKLFQGLLERVAAIA from the coding sequence GTGAAGTTTGGGATTGTAGTTTTTCCTGGCTCGAATTGCGATCGCGATGTTGCCTACGTGACTCGCGACATCCTGAAGCAGCCAACACGCATGGTTTGGCACGAAGACACCGATTTAACAGATCTCGATGTTGTCGTCGTGCCTGGAGGTTTCAGCTACGGTGATTATCTGCGTTGTGGAGCGATCGCCAGGTTTTCTCCCGTGATGCAGCAAGTGGTCGATCGCGCCCAACAAGGTAAATTCGTGTTGGGAATTTGCAATGGATTTCAGATTTTGACTGAAGCGGGTTTGTTACCTGGTGCTTTAGTCCGAAATCGCGATTTACATTTCATCTGCGATCGCGTGGAATTAAAAGTAGAGCGTACCGATTTACCCTGGACGCAAGCCTACTCAGAAGGGGAAGTTATAAATATCCCGATTGCGCACGGAGAAGGTCGATTTTATGCAGATAAACAGACTTTAGCGGAAATTGAGGCAAATAATCAAGTTCTATTTCGTTATGTAGGCGACAATCCTAACGGCTCTGCTAATAACATTGCTGGAATTTGTAACCGTCAGGGTAACGTCTTAGGCATGATGCCCCATCCCGAACGTGCTTCCGACCCAATTTTAGGTGGTACGGATGGTTTGAAATTGTTTCAGGGATTGTTGGAACGAGTAGCTGCGATCGCATAA
- a CDS encoding Fur family transcriptional regulator, whose amino-acid sequence MKAEKAERTRSQERILHLLKNSNKAISAQDIYVELRNRNQSIGLATVYRALEALKLEGVVQVRTLASGESLYSCVQQDKHHLTCLQCGKSIPIHQCPVHELETQLNKSHKFKIFYHTLEFFGLCNQCQVNL is encoded by the coding sequence ATGAAAGCCGAGAAAGCTGAACGTACTCGCAGTCAAGAACGAATCTTGCATTTACTAAAAAACTCCAATAAAGCAATATCCGCCCAAGATATTTACGTAGAACTTCGCAATCGCAATCAAAGCATCGGTCTAGCTACAGTTTACCGTGCCTTAGAAGCATTGAAACTCGAAGGAGTCGTGCAGGTTAGAACGCTAGCTTCTGGCGAATCCCTCTACAGTTGCGTTCAGCAAGATAAACATCACCTAACATGCCTGCAATGTGGCAAATCAATTCCGATCCATCAATGTCCCGTCCACGAATTAGAAACCCAGCTGAATAAATCGCACAAATTCAAAATTTTCTACCACACCCTAGAGTTTTTCGGCTTGTGCAACCAGTGTCAGGTCAATTTGTAG
- a CDS encoding pentapeptide repeat-containing protein, whose protein sequence is MNAEELLKRYAAGERDFTKADLANVKLINAHLVGVNLWGANLEGANLAKAKLWGANLTGANLINANLTRTNLCGAKLTEANLRKARLNYAKLYGANLSGACYDNSTRFSRGFDPNSQNMRKV, encoded by the coding sequence ATGAATGCTGAAGAACTGCTGAAACGCTATGCAGCAGGAGAAAGAGACTTTACTAAAGCTGACTTAGCCAACGTTAAGCTGATTAACGCTCACTTGGTAGGAGTTAACCTGTGGGGAGCCAACTTAGAGGGAGCAAATCTAGCCAAAGCGAAATTGTGGGGAGCCAATCTAACTGGCGCAAACCTGATCAATGCCAACCTGACGCGCACAAACCTCTGCGGGGCAAAACTAACTGAGGCAAATTTACGCAAAGCCAGACTTAACTACGCTAAACTGTACGGAGCGAACTTAAGTGGCGCTTGCTACGACAACAGCACCCGCTTTTCCCGTGGATTCGATCCAAACAGTCAAAATATGCGTAAGGTATAA